The following is a genomic window from Macadamia integrifolia cultivar HAES 741 unplaced genomic scaffold, SCU_Mint_v3 scaffold1901, whole genome shotgun sequence.
TGAATGGGGGCAGCCCAAATCAAAGATCACCCATGTTGTATTCACTACCATTTCTGGTATTGATGCACCTGGTGCCGATTTCCAACTCATCAAACTCCTTGGCCTTTCACCCACAGTCAAACGTGTGATGATGTATCATCTAGGTTGCTACGGTGGTGGCAGTGTCCTCCGTGTTGCCAAAGACCTTGCTGAAAACAATAAAGGTGCGCGTGTCCTTGTTGTTTGCTCGGAGTTGAACTCAGTTAGTGGCTTCAAGGGACCTACCGCGACCGACTTCCACACCCTACTTGGGCAGGCAATCTTTGCAGATGGTGCTGCAGCTTTAATAGTTGGTGCTGACCCTGACACTTCAGTTGAGCGCCCACTATTCCAACTGTTCTCAGCTGGTACACGAATTCTCCCAGACTCAGATGATATGGTTGAAGGTCACTTGCGTCAATCAGGTCTTTCAATCAGCTTATCCAAGGATGTGGCCAAAACTATTGCTGGGAACATCGGGAAATGCATGCAGGAAGCCTTAAGCAAGGTTGGTATTAGTGATTGGAACTCCATTTTTTGGGTGTGTCACCCTGGTGGCCCGGCAATTTTGGACCTTATTGAAGTGACCCTTGGTTTGAAGGAGGAGAAACTGAAAGCATCAAGGAAAGTGTTGAGTGAATTTGGTAATATGTCGAGCCCAACTGTGATGTTTATTTTGGATGAAATGAGAAACAAGTCTAAGAAGGAAGGGAACGCTACAACTGGAGAAGGGTTTGATTGGGGTGTACTATTAGGGTTTGGACCAGGTCTAACTGTGGAAACACTTATCTTGCGTAGCATTGATACAGTTTAATTCAGGTCTGCTGGTCTTAATAATTTCTGTTGATATGTAGTTACACTCTGCTATATGGGGTTTTCTGTATCTTGCCCTATATATTGTGCCATCATTGTCTTATTTTTTGGTCCCTCTTGGCATTTATTGTTTAGTAAAAGCCCAAGGCcttagtttaattttttattgattttttgtaCTTGTTCAGCTTCTTTTACTAAAATAGTACCTTAAATTTACCTCATATGTATCTGTtgcatagttagtaagttcagAACAGCAATAAAACAAATTCAagaattaacttgaaaaattgaaGCCAACAATGAGCACCGTATGGTTTAGAAAAGCGGGATGAGGGATAACCAATAAGCATGTTCTATACAACTGTAACATTAAGAAGAACAATCAACTTTAAGAATGGGGGCTCCAAGAAGACAAATTATAAGATACAAGGAAGGAAATAATCGGCCAAGAATAGTTCCATAACACTAACGAATTCCCACGAAAAGCACCTTTGAAGTGCCCA
Proteins encoded in this region:
- the LOC122065151 gene encoding chalcone synthase 2-like, whose protein sequence is MGSVGEIYEAHRSQGPATVLAIGTANPTNCVYQPEFPDFYFRSTKSEHMTDLKDKFKRICDRSTIIKRHLYMTEEIIAENPEFYNPIAPTLDARQDIMVVEVPKLAQQAALKAINEWGQPKSKITHVVFTTISGIDAPGADFQLIKLLGLSPTVKRVMMYHLGCYGGGSVLRVAKDLAENNKGARVLVVCSELNSVSGFKGPTATDFHTLLGQAIFADGAAALIVGADPDTSVERPLFQLFSAGTRILPDSDDMVEGHLRQSGLSISLSKDVAKTIAGNIGKCMQEALSKVGISDWNSIFWVCHPGGPAILDLIEVTLGLKEEKLKASRKVLSEFGNMSSPTVMFILDEMRNKSKKEGNATTGEGFDWGVLLGFGPGLTVETLILRSIDTV